The DNA segment CTCCACCCGAAGCAAGCCCACCCGAAGCAAGCTCACCAGAAGCAAGTTCACCATTGGTAGTCCCTAATTTGGCTGACAATGCTGCTGCCGCGTTCAATCACTCCGGCAACTACATCGATACAACACCTTATTCGATCGGTGCAACTGAGGTTGACCAGCCTGACGTCGTTTTGTCTGAACGCTCTACTGGTTGCCAAACAACCCTGGCACCGGGGCAATCTGTCCCAACGAGCATCTGTCCCCCTGCCCCAAGCGTGGCTTCCGCCAACACTTATGCTCCGCCAGCCGCAACAAGCTGGGAATCAGTGGGCATAGGGTCTTACAGCATGGGTGGCAGAACAACTCCCTCAGGGCGTAGCTATGTTAACCTGACGATTCGTCCCCCTGTCCAGTTGACCAGCAGCAACGTTAATTTGTTCTTCCCGCTTTCCATTCCCGCAGCAATTACCTCTGCCTTTGGTTGGCGGATTCATCCGGTAACGGGTTCAGGCCGCTTCCACTCTGGTACAGACTTAGGTGCCCCTCAAGGAACGCCCGTTCTGGCTGCCTTTGCCGGAGAAGTCTCTGCTGCTGACTACATGGGAGGGTATGGTCTGGCGATCGTCTTACGTCACAGCAACAACACAGAAGAAACGCTCTACGGTCACTTATCTCAGATCTTCGTGAAGCCAGGAGAAAAAGTACAGCAGGGGCAGGTGATTGGGCAAGTGGGTAGCACGGGCATGTCTACTGGCCCCCACCTCCATTTTGAGTTTCATAAGCTCACGCCAGAAGGCTGGGTTGTGATGGACCCCGGTGCCACGCTGGAATATTCCATGGCGCAGCTCATCAAGGGGCTACAAACTGCAGCTCAACCCAAACCTGCATTTCCAGCCCTTGCCGATCGCTCTTTTATGAAAGCACTCCAGATGGCTCAAGCAGCCCCAAAGACGCTGAGGCAAAAGGTGAAGTAAACATAGAAGATACAGGGAGGTGGAGACGCAGGGAAACAGGAAAACAAGCCGCGTCTCTAGCGAAGCTTATTAGCCTCTACTCTCTACCCCTTGCCTAGCCCGAAATCCCTCAACAACCCGATCGAGTCCTACAGCGCGAGATGCTTTGAACAACAGCCGATCGCCAGGCTGCACAAGAGCTTTGAGGCGATCGATGACATCTGCATGGCTGTAAAACTGTTCAGTCGGAAGGGGGGTAGCGCCTGCTGCCATTGCTTGACTTTCTGCTTCGTCTGCCAGAATGAGCAGGTGATCGAGCTTGAGTTCACGGGCAGTTTGCCCCACTTGATAGTGAAATTCAGGAGATCGATCGCCCAGTTCTTTCATTGTGCCGAGAACTGCAATACGGCGTTGACCGGGTGTTTCTGCAAGCAAATGCAGCGCAGCGATCATTGATTCAAGCCCAGCATTGTAGGTTTCATCCAGTATCACAATATCCTGCGGCAGTTCATCACGTCTGGCTCGCCCTTGCGGAAGTTCAACGGGAATGCCTTGCTGGAGTTTTGTCCAGTCAATTCCCAGAATCTTGGCGACGGCTAAAGC comes from the Trichocoleus sp. genome and includes:
- a CDS encoding peptidoglycan DD-metalloendopeptidase family protein — its product is MAMIQKQNSHNGRKGLQRSLWFSSACWLGGMGLLAPIALAQTALDPAVIESASPAAPVEVVPVEAAPVSSPAVSSELEQTAPAAPIAPITPAASQPIDSVGSAPIAPPEASPPEASSPEASSPLVVPNLADNAAAAFNHSGNYIDTTPYSIGATEVDQPDVVLSERSTGCQTTLAPGQSVPTSICPPAPSVASANTYAPPAATSWESVGIGSYSMGGRTTPSGRSYVNLTIRPPVQLTSSNVNLFFPLSIPAAITSAFGWRIHPVTGSGRFHSGTDLGAPQGTPVLAAFAGEVSAADYMGGYGLAIVLRHSNNTEETLYGHLSQIFVKPGEKVQQGQVIGQVGSTGMSTGPHLHFEFHKLTPEGWVVMDPGATLEYSMAQLIKGLQTAAQPKPAFPALADRSFMKALQMAQAAPKTLRQKVK